The following coding sequences lie in one Danio rerio strain Tuebingen ecotype United States chromosome 25, GRCz12tu, whole genome shotgun sequence genomic window:
- the LOC141380969 gene encoding uncharacterized protein, producing the protein MSISSRQYGGIPTPPLATGYLTPITTLETRTRTASPSRTSQVLSDNICQVKKSRLPTVGRSTPVPDQFGPEERSWASHTDNLDPTFLLKSFTTDIKTILLPDLEAVPASNQWVPGVTHGGREAGGYSHTLYSFPQSQPP; encoded by the exons ATGTCCATCTCCAGCAGGCAGTACGGAGGTATACCGACGCCGCCACTCGCTACAGGTTACCTAACCCCAATTACAACCCTGGAGACAAG AACCAGAACCGCCTCCCCCTCCAGAACCAGCCAAGTCCTCAGCGACAACATCTGTCAGGTCAAAAAATCTCGACTCCCAACGGTGGGACGGTCAACTCCAGTACCTGATCAATTCGGTCCCGAGGAGAGATCATGGGCTTCCCACACTGACAACTTAGATCCTACCTTCCTCCTAAAGAGTTTCACCACAGATATCAAGACCATCCTGCTCCCCGACCTCGAGGCCGTCCCTGCCTCAAATCAATGGGTGCCTGGAGTCACCCATGGAGGCAGGGAGGCGGGGGGATACTCTCACACCCTTTACTCCTTCCCGCAGTCCCAACCACCTTAA